A stretch of Henckelia pumila isolate YLH828 chromosome 4, ASM3356847v2, whole genome shotgun sequence DNA encodes these proteins:
- the LOC140867526 gene encoding uncharacterized protein translates to MGKPQNFWLLKTEPGEWSWDDQAANGGLSKWDGVKNRQALKNMKSMRVGDLCFFYHSGAKSRRVVGVVSVVRGWYEDDDGGGTVDVKMVGEMNAAVGLAEMKRDLKDMDFGLLRQPRLSVVPVEKAVWDKICEMGGGYEADKVFGVLPQRG, encoded by the coding sequence ATGGGCAAGCCACAAAATTTTTGGCTGCTGAAAACGGAGCCCGGCGAGTGGTCATGGGACGACCAAGCTGCCAACGGAGGCTTGTCGAAGTGGGACGGAGTAAAGAACCGGCAAGCGCTGAAGAACATGAAGAGCATGAGGGTGGGGGACCTGTGTTTCTTCTACCATTCCGGCGCGAAGTCGCGCCGCGTGGTGGGTGTGGTTTCTGTGGTACGCGGGTGGTACGAGGATGACGATGGTGGCGGCACTGTGGATGTGAAGATGGTGGGGGAGATGAATGCGGCGGTGGGATTGGCGGAGATGAAGAGGGACTTGAAAGATATGGATTTCGGATTGTTGAGGCAGCCCAGGTTGTCAGTTGTGCCGGTGGAGAAGGCCGTTTGGGATAAAATTTGTGAGATGGGCGGAGGATATGAGGCGGACAAGGTGTTTGGTGTTTTGCCTCAGAGGGGTTAG